The Brevibacterium atlanticum genome segment CGGCTTGCCGGCCTGCTGCACCTTCTCGAGGACGGGCAGGAGCTCCTGGATGTTGGAGATCTTGCCCTGGTTGATGAGGATGAGAGCGTCGGAGAGCACAGCCTCCTGACGATCGGCATCGGTCACGAAGTGCGGCGAGAGGTAGCCCTTGTCGAACTGCATACCTTCGGTGACTTCGAGCTCGACGGACGCGGCCTGCGACTCGTCGATGGTGATGACGCCGTCCTTGCCGACCTTGTCGAAGGCGTCGGCGATGAGCTTGCCGATCTCTTCGGACTGGGCGGACAGACCGGCGACGTGCGCGATCTCCGAGGAGTCGGCGACATCGCGGGCGATGGTGCCGAGCTGCTGCGAGACAGCCTCGACGGCGGTCTCGATGCCGCGCTTGAGTGCACCGGGAGCGGCGCCTGCGGCCACGTTGCGCAGTCCTTCGTTGACGAAGGCCTGGGCGAGCACGGTCGCGGTGGTGGTTCCGTCACCGGCGATGTCGTTGGTCTTGGTGGCGACTTCCTTGGCCAGCTGAGCGCCGAGGTTCTCGTACGGGTCGTCGACCTCGACCTCACGGGCGATGGTCACACCGTCGTTCGTGATCGTGGGGGCGCCCCACTTCTTGTCGAGCACGACGTTGCGGCCCTTGGGTCCCAGCGTCACCTTGACGGTGTCGGCGAGGGTGTTGACGCCCTTTTCGAGCGCACGACGAGCTTCGTCGTTGAATTCCAGTGTCTTAGGCATTCGTCCTCCTGTCTGCGGGTTAGTTGTTCAGGGGATTCAGCCGATGACGGCGAGCACGTCGCGAGCCGAGAGCACGAGGAACTCTTCGCCGGCGTACTTGACTTCGGTTCCTCCGTACTTGGAGTAGATGACCTTGTCGCCGATGGCGACGTCGACCGGCACGCGGTTTCCGTTGTCGGCAACGCGACCCGGGCCCACTGCGACAACTTCGCCTTCCTGAGGCTTTTCCTTGGCGGTTTCGGGAATGACCAGACCACTGGCGGTAGTCTGCTCTGCTTCGACCTGACGGATGACAATCCGATCTT includes the following:
- the groES gene encoding co-chaperone GroES yields the protein MSVSIKPLEDRIVIRQVEAEQTTASGLVIPETAKEKPQEGEVVAVGPGRVADNGNRVPVDVAIGDKVIYSKYGGTEVKYAGEEFLVLSARDVLAVIG